A genomic region of Exiguobacterium oxidotolerans JCM 12280 contains the following coding sequences:
- a CDS encoding PadR family transcriptional regulator, giving the protein MSSTQMLKGILDGCLLALIAEEEVYGYELATKLATYGFADVSEGTIYPLLMRMQKLGWIEATQRQSPSGPKRKYYAITSAGRDELTAFSARWYSLSASVNQILKEE; this is encoded by the coding sequence ATGTCATCTACTCAAATGTTAAAGGGTATTCTTGACGGTTGTTTACTTGCGTTGATCGCAGAAGAAGAAGTCTACGGTTATGAACTGGCAACGAAGCTTGCGACCTACGGCTTTGCTGACGTCAGCGAAGGAACGATTTATCCGTTATTGATGCGGATGCAAAAGCTCGGTTGGATCGAAGCAACGCAACGCCAGTCCCCGAGCGGACCGAAACGAAAGTATTATGCCATCACTTCGGCAGGACGCGACGAACTGACTGCTTTTTCAGCTCGCTGGTACAGCCTTTCAGCAAGCGTCAATCAGATTTTAAAGGAGGAATGA
- a CDS encoding GntR family transcriptional regulator produces MSQEVYQHLQQQIITLELAPGEKLNDLELAEQFGVSRTPVREALKKLEEEGLVVFKPGARTNVTALDVVQARETFPIVATLHGLASRLAVAHITQAMVVKLRAVNAEFRTAVERGDALEVMRCDDAFHHVFLEASQNQQLIDTLNRLTPLIRRLEYAQFRQHGHDSLADHEAILAACDQRDPEALVRTTEQNWNGLGRHLIAALEEETTCDPS; encoded by the coding sequence TTGAGTCAGGAAGTATATCAGCACTTGCAGCAACAAATCATCACCTTGGAACTGGCGCCGGGTGAAAAATTAAACGATTTGGAACTGGCGGAACAATTCGGTGTCAGCCGGACGCCGGTCCGGGAAGCACTGAAAAAACTGGAAGAGGAGGGACTTGTCGTCTTTAAACCAGGTGCACGGACGAACGTGACGGCACTTGATGTCGTGCAAGCACGCGAGACATTCCCGATCGTCGCGACGCTCCACGGACTCGCGAGCAGACTGGCAGTGGCACACATCACACAAGCGATGGTAGTGAAGTTACGGGCAGTGAATGCGGAGTTTCGGACGGCGGTCGAACGTGGTGATGCCCTCGAGGTGATGCGGTGTGATGATGCATTTCATCATGTCTTTTTAGAGGCAAGTCAAAACCAGCAACTGATTGACACGTTGAACCGGCTGACGCCGCTCATCCGCCGTTTGGAGTATGCCCAGTTTCGTCAGCACGGGCACGATTCGCTCGCTGATCACGAGGCGATTCTTGCGGCTTGTGATCAGCGGGACCCGGAAGCACTCGTCCGGACGACGGAACAAAATTGGAATGGTCTCGGACGACACCTGATTGCGGCTTTAGAGGAGGAAACGACATGCGACCCATCCTGA
- a CDS encoding GGDEF domain-containing protein: MFINLLTNACIAFTGLYLISKIINYSTQKIVLKQFVIGGLSGLLGIFLIHKGFTYAETVRIDFRYLSLILLGFYQLKSPLIISAIIISLYRFTYGFNFQSVIACCAIFLIVFGFLLLYKIEKINGKSFLQEVALNTWAVVIAILAIFINSEFSVDALSVMGMVFIISLFIGILITLLNLDIHIMNSRINEYKTSSETDHLTGLANKRSWEIEIHKIALIDKPCNVLLLDIDHFKKINDTYGHVKGDEILRQFSVLLLNETRELDVKARIGGEEFGILIADLSSSEAYGVAERIREIISKNSFKLTDGTKIQISTSIGIANGRSKDILQLIDQADQCLYTAKSRGRNVSCMYELISM, from the coding sequence ATGTTTATTAATTTGTTGACCAATGCATGCATTGCTTTTACAGGTTTGTATTTAATTTCAAAAATTATAAACTACTCCACGCAGAAAATTGTTCTGAAACAGTTTGTGATTGGTGGTTTATCCGGCTTGCTCGGAATTTTTCTCATCCATAAGGGTTTCACGTATGCCGAGACTGTGCGGATTGATTTTCGATATCTATCACTCATCCTCTTAGGGTTTTATCAATTAAAGTCGCCTTTAATTATTTCTGCGATAATCATATCACTCTATCGATTTACGTATGGCTTCAACTTTCAATCCGTTATCGCGTGTTGCGCGATTTTCTTAATTGTCTTCGGCTTTTTGTTGCTCTATAAAATTGAAAAGATAAATGGAAAATCTTTTCTACAAGAAGTAGCACTGAATACGTGGGCCGTAGTGATTGCCATCCTTGCGATTTTTATTAACAGTGAATTCAGCGTAGACGCTTTAAGCGTCATGGGAATGGTTTTCATCATAAGCTTATTTATTGGTATTTTGATAACTTTACTCAATCTGGATATCCATATCATGAACAGTCGTATTAACGAATATAAAACATCTTCCGAAACGGATCATTTGACAGGGTTAGCTAACAAAAGATCCTGGGAGATTGAAATCCACAAAATTGCCTTGATTGATAAACCTTGTAATGTATTGTTACTTGATATTGATCACTTCAAAAAAATAAATGATACGTATGGCCATGTCAAAGGAGACGAGATTTTACGACAATTTTCGGTTTTACTCCTTAATGAAACGCGAGAACTCGATGTAAAGGCTAGAATCGGAGGAGAAGAGTTTGGAATTTTAATAGCTGATTTAAGTAGTAGTGAAGCATATGGAGTTGCCGAGAGAATTCGGGAAATCATTTCAAAGAACTCATTCAAACTGACTGATGGGACTAAAATCCAAATTTCGACATCAATCGGAATTGCTAACGGTCGTTCAAAAGATATTCTTCAGTTGATAGATCAAGCCGACCAATGTTTGTATACTGCGAAAAGTAGAGGGAGAAATGTATCCTGCATGTACGAATTGATTTCAATGTAA
- a CDS encoding C45 family autoproteolytic acyltransferase/hydolase — protein sequence MQQVANEITQFRGTHYEFGREQGRYVKQNELLHNREDNWKIRVPRFQVDPTETKEMFLRYVPHMWDEILGLQDELELSLEDTLLHFGHYRVEGPKSGCSIMTGDNFLVRNYDYHPMTYDGRFSVFQPTDGGSAIIGPASRVTGRMDGMNEHGLAMGYNFINRRRPGDGFVSFMIGRIILETCTSVEDAISLVKELPHRGSFTYVVHDKSARSFVIEATARDIEVRETNLCTNHFDLLQHENRFHLDDSKRRMMEMKSHQHLIQDAESAFRLLNDTDKGVFSELYSHWAGTIHTSAYFPEDLKVWFALGGDQEPVEFDFRDWLAGNDFALKRIEGELETDIQFANTLQTWR from the coding sequence ATGCAACAGGTTGCTAATGAAATCACTCAGTTTCGCGGCACCCATTACGAGTTCGGTCGCGAACAAGGACGGTACGTCAAACAAAATGAATTGCTCCATAACCGGGAAGACAATTGGAAGATCCGCGTTCCGCGCTTTCAGGTCGACCCGACCGAAACAAAAGAAATGTTCTTACGGTACGTCCCCCATATGTGGGATGAAATCCTCGGACTTCAGGATGAACTCGAACTATCGCTTGAAGACACATTGCTTCACTTCGGTCATTACCGTGTCGAAGGACCGAAAAGTGGCTGTTCCATCATGACGGGCGATAATTTTTTAGTCCGCAATTATGATTATCATCCGATGACGTATGACGGACGGTTTTCCGTTTTTCAACCGACCGACGGCGGGTCTGCCATTATCGGTCCCGCGTCACGCGTGACCGGTCGGATGGACGGGATGAATGAACACGGTCTTGCGATGGGCTACAACTTCATCAATCGGCGACGTCCCGGAGACGGGTTCGTCAGTTTCATGATTGGTCGGATCATCCTTGAGACATGTACATCGGTCGAAGACGCGATTTCGCTCGTCAAGGAATTGCCGCACCGCGGTTCTTTCACCTACGTCGTTCACGACAAGTCGGCGCGCTCGTTCGTCATCGAAGCGACGGCACGCGATATCGAGGTCCGGGAGACGAATCTCTGTACGAACCACTTTGATTTACTGCAACACGAAAACCGGTTCCATCTCGATGACTCGAAACGACGGATGATGGAAATGAAGTCGCACCAGCACTTGATTCAGGATGCGGAGTCTGCCTTCCGTCTGCTCAACGATACCGATAAAGGGGTCTTTTCCGAGCTCTACTCCCACTGGGCCGGAACGATTCATACGTCGGCGTACTTTCCGGAGGACTTGAAGGTCTGGTTCGCACTCGGTGGTGACCAAGAGCCGGTTGAGTTCGATTTCCGCGACTGGTTGGCCGGGAACGACTTTGCTCTGAAACGCATCGAAGGAGAACTTGAGACCGACATCCAGTTTGCGAACACGTTACAGACGTGGCGCTGA
- a CDS encoding NUDIX hydrolase, translated as MTYPRHSLLAGAVVLDAQGKILLIKGPRRGWEFPGGIIELGETIEDGIIREVKEESGIDIEVIRFCGIYQNVSEQVCATCWLAKAIGGTPQTSSESLAVGFFSLEEVLDMVTWSNFRERILKVLNEAEQPFFVPF; from the coding sequence ATGACATATCCGAGACATTCACTTTTGGCAGGTGCCGTCGTTCTTGATGCACAAGGAAAAATCCTGCTCATCAAAGGACCACGACGCGGATGGGAATTTCCGGGTGGCATTATTGAACTCGGTGAAACCATCGAAGACGGAATCATCCGGGAAGTGAAAGAAGAGTCCGGTATTGACATTGAAGTGATTCGATTTTGTGGCATCTATCAAAACGTCAGCGAGCAGGTGTGTGCGACCTGTTGGCTGGCAAAAGCAATTGGTGGTACACCGCAAACGAGCAGCGAAAGTTTAGCAGTTGGCTTTTTCAGTTTAGAAGAAGTTCTAGACATGGTGACCTGGTCAAACTTTCGGGAACGAATCCTCAAAGTATTAAACGAAGCGGAACAACCCTTTTTTGTCCCTTTTTAA
- a CDS encoding histidine phosphatase family protein — protein MLTIYLTRHGETEWNIAQKLQGWLDSPLTEKGKRNARQLGARLKDIEFQTVYSSPSERSLCTARLMMQGRTCPLVIEEDLREIHFGDWEGQDRQVVSENYPQAYFNFWNAPHLYTSETGENFFELKRRVLALLEELKSRHETGNVLIVTHTVVIKLLLASVKELPLEKLWSTPPFIQDTSLSVIECVENQLKIVLEADISHISQEQEQVTER, from the coding sequence TTTATCTGACGCGGCACGGCGAAACAGAATGGAATATAGCACAGAAGCTACAAGGCTGGTTGGATTCACCGTTAACTGAAAAAGGAAAAAGAAATGCACGTCAATTAGGTGCTAGATTAAAGGATATCGAATTTCAAACGGTTTATTCCAGTCCGAGTGAAAGAAGTTTATGTACGGCTCGATTGATGATGCAGGGACGGACGTGTCCGCTTGTGATTGAGGAGGATTTAAGAGAGATTCATTTTGGGGACTGGGAAGGGCAAGACAGACAGGTGGTAAGTGAGAACTATCCGCAAGCCTATTTCAACTTTTGGAATGCGCCACATCTGTATACATCAGAAACGGGTGAAAATTTCTTTGAGTTGAAACGGCGTGTTCTTGCGTTGCTTGAGGAACTCAAGAGTCGGCATGAGACCGGAAATGTTCTGATTGTCACACATACGGTCGTCATTAAACTGTTGCTCGCGAGTGTGAAGGAACTACCGCTTGAAAAATTATGGTCAACACCCCCATTCATCCAGGACACATCCTTGTCGGTTATTGAATGTGTGGAGAATCAGCTTAAAATTGTGTTAGAAGCAGACATAAGCCATATCTCACAAGAGCAGGAACAGGTTACGGAACGTTGA
- a CDS encoding NUDIX domain-containing protein, with product MRQSKMNTKKEIPTFGLKQEGMHYQNKPSVYAVVFDKRQQKYLTVRTNSQHFFLPGGGMEVGESPEQALHRELLEETGYTIRIEAPLGRSKQHLIAPNGEALLNDAFFYEVTLLELTQAAVEVDHHMTWLSIQDTDKLFHAHQAWAVRKVVKR from the coding sequence ATGAGACAGTCTAAAATGAATACAAAAAAAGAAATCCCGACTTTCGGACTGAAGCAGGAAGGGATGCATTATCAAAACAAGCCGAGCGTCTATGCCGTTGTGTTCGATAAGAGACAACAAAAGTACCTAACCGTTCGGACTAATTCACAACATTTTTTCCTTCCCGGGGGTGGGATGGAGGTCGGTGAATCACCGGAGCAAGCACTTCACAGAGAACTGTTAGAAGAGACGGGTTACACGATTCGTATCGAAGCACCGCTTGGACGGTCCAAACAGCATTTGATAGCACCAAACGGGGAAGCGCTCCTCAACGATGCGTTCTTTTACGAAGTAACGTTACTCGAGTTGACACAAGCGGCAGTCGAAGTGGATCATCATATGACGTGGCTTAGTATTCAAGATACGGATAAGTTATTTCATGCGCATCAGGCATGGGCGGTCAGGAAAGTCGTCAAACGTTAA
- a CDS encoding NUDIX hydrolase gives MADVHYPYTLCLIRQDDQFLLLNRQKQPAMGMWNGVGGKIEPNETPTAAVIRETFEETGIALAEVRFAGTVVLRAEQAVGIYLYLADLPIDQTLATPRATREGILDWKSLNWILDPDNIGIISNLKHYLPNILNGPLCRHTFDYNQHQLTDYTTDVLPEDALQSIH, from the coding sequence GTGGCGGACGTACATTATCCGTATACGCTTTGCCTGATTCGTCAGGATGACCAGTTTCTGCTGCTTAACCGGCAAAAGCAACCGGCGATGGGGATGTGGAACGGGGTCGGCGGCAAAATCGAACCGAATGAAACACCGACTGCCGCCGTCATCCGGGAAACGTTTGAAGAGACGGGAATTGCGTTAGCAGAAGTCCGCTTCGCCGGTACCGTCGTCTTACGTGCTGAACAGGCAGTCGGCATCTATCTCTACCTGGCCGATTTACCGATAGACCAAACGCTTGCGACACCACGCGCGACACGCGAAGGGATTCTCGACTGGAAATCGCTAAACTGGATTCTTGATCCGGACAATATCGGGATCATCAGTAACTTAAAACATTATTTACCGAACATCTTGAACGGTCCTCTTTGCCGACACACGTTCGACTACAATCAACACCAGCTGACCGATTACACGACCGATGTTTTGCCTGAAGACGCGCTTCAATCTATTCACTAA
- a CDS encoding arylamine N-acetyltransferase family protein produces the protein MSSLINKVASRIQFPLDQSITFDDLPSLLEAFAYHLPFDNQAVLSKRMMPFNEVRLEETFVTNQAGGVCYDLNHLLYEILRIKGFDVALVKATVYDNEHEVWSATGPTHVAILLQHEGATYLVDSGFGINLALRPIPLTGETVHSPSGSFRIAPNGAGYQLEMQRIGLDDTFIIGYHFYTQQTLLPEQLAAIEQIIQQHAASPFNKRSLLAIRTETGHRILTEQALTTWTDGKKTILPIPSDEQYATWKKELF, from the coding sequence TTGTCATCACTCATAAATAAAGTCGCCTCGCGGATTCAGTTCCCACTGGACCAATCGATTACGTTCGACGATTTACCATCTCTATTAGAAGCGTTCGCCTACCATTTGCCGTTTGATAATCAAGCTGTTTTATCGAAACGGATGATGCCTTTTAACGAAGTACGGCTCGAGGAGACGTTCGTGACGAATCAAGCCGGCGGCGTCTGTTACGATTTAAATCATCTGCTCTATGAAATCTTGCGGATTAAAGGATTTGATGTCGCGCTCGTCAAAGCGACCGTCTATGACAATGAACATGAAGTCTGGTCGGCGACCGGTCCGACCCATGTCGCGATTCTACTCCAGCATGAGGGCGCGACGTACCTCGTCGACAGTGGGTTCGGAATCAATCTCGCCTTACGCCCTATTCCATTGACAGGCGAGACCGTCCATTCACCAAGCGGCAGCTTCCGGATTGCCCCGAACGGTGCCGGGTACCAGCTTGAAATGCAACGGATAGGACTTGACGACACGTTCATCATCGGCTACCATTTTTATACCCAACAGACGCTTTTGCCGGAGCAGCTCGCAGCGATCGAACAAATCATCCAGCAACACGCAGCCTCCCCGTTCAATAAACGGAGCTTACTCGCAATCCGGACGGAAACCGGTCACCGTATTTTGACGGAACAAGCTTTGACGACTTGGACGGATGGAAAGAAAACCATCCTACCTATCCCGTCAGACGAACAGTATGCAACTTGGAAAAAGGAGCTGTTTTAA
- a CDS encoding GNAT family N-acetyltransferase — protein sequence MFTHQITERLGLKLIERQDADALYTLVDANRDHLREWLGWVDGATGAEVYREEVIPIWLKQYADGDGFACGIYYDGALVGTVALHEINQTLCQTSIGYYVTGDGRGKDLMIEVVRFITAYCFTTLGLNRVVIECAAGNTRSQRIPERLGFVKEGTLRSAERLYGEFHDVIVYAMLAQDWQSKTTQVEQTEVGHNR from the coding sequence ATGTTTACCCATCAGATCACAGAACGACTCGGATTAAAACTGATTGAACGGCAAGATGCCGACGCGTTATATACGTTAGTCGACGCCAACCGGGACCACTTACGGGAGTGGCTCGGCTGGGTCGACGGGGCGACGGGAGCTGAAGTCTACCGTGAGGAAGTGATTCCGATCTGGCTGAAGCAATATGCGGACGGGGACGGTTTCGCTTGCGGGATTTATTATGACGGAGCACTGGTCGGAACGGTCGCCCTGCACGAAATCAATCAAACGTTATGCCAGACATCGATCGGTTATTATGTGACGGGAGACGGGCGTGGAAAAGACTTGATGATTGAAGTCGTTCGCTTCATTACGGCATACTGCTTCACTACACTCGGCTTGAACCGAGTCGTCATTGAATGTGCGGCCGGCAATACACGGAGTCAACGGATTCCCGAGCGGCTCGGATTCGTCAAAGAAGGAACGTTACGGTCGGCAGAACGGCTTTACGGAGAATTCCATGATGTCATCGTCTACGCGATGCTTGCACAGGACTGGCAATCGAAAACGACACAGGTCGAACAAACGGAAGTAGGGCACAACCGATGA
- a CDS encoding methyl-accepting chemotaxis protein, producing the protein MKNLTVRQKIQVLIATAIVAMVLIAGASIYFLNHLANASEAMYEENLIPVQEVGQIRIDTRALDSFLAEMMLTKDPARLEELENQIDQRQAQIRTSVDKFERTANIGPREAKQLEELNDYVIAYDNGLSTIQSLAVEGNKEEAYQTYSTGLEQVRDQVADTAASLMKSMTNQAKSINEQNQAEKQTAFYLMAAIFIGSLLLFAILAIYIIRLITRPIRSLQDWMEQSGDGDLTVRGDYNSKDELGQLTASFNTMTEQLHHVIVEMTGTSNHVAKASDELSANAEATTKATELVAVTMEEIASGSTQQLGQVSGASRTVEELTSGIRQVASNAQQMSDVTGDAMGKVEQGSQVVDKLGRQMEQINTDVTELGQVIVGLGGRSKEIGQITASITGIAAQTNLLALNAAIEAARAGEQGRGFAVVAAEVKTLAEQSAIAAKQIEGLIQVIQRETEHSVVSMEKVSGEMTSGIHVVRAASDSFKEIERSIVDVTDQVEEVSGAVQEMAAGSEQIAAVMREIQGVTESAAAGTENISASTEEQMASMQEISSASQSLATMAEDLKGLADRFQV; encoded by the coding sequence ATGAAAAATTTAACAGTACGACAAAAGATTCAAGTATTGATTGCGACAGCGATCGTTGCGATGGTCTTGATTGCAGGTGCGAGCATCTACTTCTTGAATCATTTAGCGAATGCATCGGAAGCGATGTATGAAGAGAACCTGATCCCGGTCCAGGAGGTCGGACAAATCCGGATTGATACCCGGGCACTTGATTCATTTCTTGCCGAGATGATGTTGACGAAAGACCCGGCACGGCTCGAGGAGTTAGAAAACCAAATCGACCAACGGCAAGCGCAAATCCGGACATCGGTCGATAAATTCGAACGGACGGCAAACATCGGTCCGCGTGAAGCAAAACAGCTGGAAGAATTAAATGATTACGTCATCGCCTACGATAACGGACTCAGTACGATTCAGAGTCTGGCGGTTGAAGGTAATAAAGAAGAAGCCTATCAAACATACTCTACTGGCCTCGAACAAGTTCGTGATCAAGTTGCCGATACGGCAGCCAGTTTGATGAAATCGATGACGAATCAAGCGAAGTCGATCAACGAACAAAATCAGGCAGAGAAACAGACAGCCTTTTACTTAATGGCGGCAATTTTCATCGGATCGTTGCTTTTGTTTGCGATTTTAGCGATCTACATCATTCGTTTAATCACGCGACCGATTCGTTCTCTCCAAGACTGGATGGAACAGTCGGGTGATGGTGATTTGACGGTACGTGGTGATTACAATTCAAAAGATGAACTTGGTCAATTGACAGCATCGTTCAATACGATGACGGAACAGTTGCATCATGTCATCGTCGAGATGACGGGCACGTCGAATCACGTCGCGAAAGCATCGGACGAACTGAGTGCGAATGCGGAAGCGACGACGAAAGCGACGGAACTTGTCGCCGTGACGATGGAAGAGATCGCGAGCGGATCGACGCAACAACTAGGTCAAGTCTCGGGCGCGTCACGAACGGTCGAAGAATTGACGTCCGGCATTCGCCAAGTTGCCAGTAACGCACAACAGATGTCTGACGTGACCGGCGACGCGATGGGGAAAGTCGAGCAAGGCAGTCAAGTCGTCGACAAGCTCGGTCGACAAATGGAACAAATCAATACGGATGTCACGGAACTTGGACAGGTCATCGTCGGACTCGGTGGTCGCTCAAAAGAAATCGGGCAGATTACGGCATCGATCACGGGCATCGCCGCGCAGACGAATTTACTTGCCTTAAATGCAGCAATCGAAGCGGCACGTGCCGGTGAGCAAGGACGTGGATTCGCCGTCGTCGCAGCAGAAGTCAAGACGCTCGCAGAGCAGTCGGCGATTGCGGCAAAACAGATCGAAGGATTGATTCAAGTCATTCAGCGGGAGACGGAACATTCCGTCGTCTCGATGGAGAAAGTATCAGGCGAGATGACGAGCGGGATTCACGTCGTCAGAGCAGCGAGTGATTCCTTCAAGGAAATCGAGCGTTCGATCGTTGACGTGACCGATCAAGTCGAAGAAGTGTCCGGTGCCGTACAAGAAATGGCAGCGGGCAGCGAACAAATCGCGGCCGTCATGCGTGAAATCCAGGGCGTCACGGAAAGTGCTGCTGCCGGAACGGAGAATATTTCAGCGTCGACGGAAGAACAGATGGCATCGATGCAGGAAATTTCATCGGCCTCGCAGTCGCTTGCGACGATGGCAGAGGACTTGAAAGGGCTAGCGGATCGGTTTCAAGTTTGA
- a CDS encoding multidrug resistance efflux transporter family protein — protein MRPILIGILSAMFFAVTFILNQSMQGSGGHWIYSAALRFYLMLPFLILIVGYRRRLARVWSALRTAPRFWLTYGTIGFGIFYSGICFAADYAPGWLIAGTWQVTILAGPLLAPLFKQTIPWASLRYSLLIVMGVLLMQLSVAGSVSVTTLLLGVVPVILAAIAYPLGNRKMMERYGDDLGVFDRILGMTLASLPFWLILSGFAYVQVGLPSATQVGQSGLVALFSGVIATSLFFYATTLVRTEPIRLAAVEATQSFEIVFTVLGELVFLHAVFPSGLALFGMVTVMLGMTLHSFRQTSPKVMPD, from the coding sequence ATGCGACCCATCCTGATCGGCATCCTGTCGGCGATGTTTTTTGCCGTCACGTTCATCTTGAATCAATCGATGCAAGGAAGTGGGGGACACTGGATTTACAGTGCGGCCCTGCGGTTTTATTTGATGTTACCGTTTTTGATTTTGATCGTCGGCTATCGTCGTCGCCTTGCACGTGTGTGGTCTGCGTTGCGGACAGCACCGCGCTTTTGGCTGACCTACGGGACGATCGGCTTCGGTATTTTTTACAGCGGGATTTGTTTTGCGGCCGATTACGCACCGGGCTGGCTGATTGCCGGAACCTGGCAAGTGACGATTCTTGCGGGACCGTTGCTTGCACCACTGTTCAAACAAACGATTCCTTGGGCATCGCTCCGCTATTCGCTGTTGATTGTCATGGGTGTCCTGCTGATGCAACTGTCGGTCGCGGGTAGCGTGTCGGTGACGACGCTGCTACTTGGGGTCGTTCCGGTCATCCTGGCAGCAATCGCTTATCCGCTCGGGAACCGGAAGATGATGGAACGATACGGGGATGACCTGGGGGTATTTGACCGGATTCTCGGGATGACACTTGCGAGCCTGCCGTTCTGGTTGATTTTGTCAGGTTTTGCGTACGTGCAGGTCGGTCTGCCGTCAGCGACACAAGTCGGTCAGTCGGGACTGGTTGCCTTGTTCTCCGGCGTCATTGCGACATCACTATTTTTTTATGCGACGACGCTCGTCCGGACCGAACCGATCCGCTTGGCGGCTGTCGAAGCGACTCAATCGTTTGAAATCGTGTTCACCGTCCTTGGTGAGCTCGTCTTTTTACACGCGGTCTTTCCGAGCGGACTGGCACTGTTCGGGATGGTCACCGTCATGCTCGGGATGACGCTGCATAGTTTTCGGCAAACCAGCCCGAAGGTCATGCCGGACTAA
- a CDS encoding DUF554 domain-containing protein codes for MVLTGTLVNTGLIIIGTLLGLLFHKIPERTKETVVQAIGLAVVVLGVQMGLKSENFLIVIGSLVVGGALGEWLRIDEKLNRLGEWLELKIGRGRPSNIAEGFVTATLIFVIGAMGVLGALDGGLRQDHDVLYTKGLIDGFTSLVLSSTLGIGVIFSAIPVFLYQGAIALGAVAITQYVPDAILQQFIVEMTATGGVMILAIGLNLAGITKIRVANLLPGIVMVALIVTGLQLSGFN; via the coding sequence ATGGTACTTACAGGAACACTTGTCAACACAGGGCTGATCATCATCGGGACGTTACTCGGCCTACTGTTTCACAAAATCCCGGAACGGACGAAAGAGACGGTCGTCCAAGCAATCGGTCTTGCCGTCGTCGTACTTGGTGTCCAAATGGGGTTGAAGAGTGAAAACTTTTTAATCGTCATCGGCAGTCTCGTCGTCGGTGGGGCGCTTGGCGAATGGTTACGGATTGATGAAAAACTGAACCGGCTCGGCGAATGGCTTGAACTGAAAATCGGCCGGGGGCGCCCGTCGAACATCGCCGAAGGTTTCGTCACGGCGACGCTGATCTTCGTCATCGGTGCGATGGGCGTACTCGGAGCGCTCGACGGTGGCTTACGTCAAGACCACGACGTATTGTATACGAAAGGACTGATTGATGGGTTCACTTCGCTCGTCCTCAGTTCGACGCTCGGCATCGGCGTCATCTTCTCTGCCATTCCCGTGTTTCTCTATCAAGGGGCGATTGCTCTCGGTGCCGTCGCAATCACCCAATATGTTCCGGATGCCATCTTGCAACAGTTCATCGTCGAGATGACGGCGACCGGTGGGGTGATGATTTTAGCGATCGGCTTAAATCTCGCCGGTATCACAAAAATCCGGGTCGCAAATCTCCTGCCGGGTATCGTGATGGTAGCCTTGATTGTGACAGGTCTTCAACTATCCGGATTTAATTAA
- a CDS encoding GNAT family N-acetyltransferase — translation MTNIRFEPMTETMYQTYLPTAIEEYAAEKVKAGTWVEAEAIDRSTTEFRQLLPDGPASKDNYLFSLIDEVTAEPVGMMWFHVVEKKQGRTAFIYDFSVDAHHQGKGYGRQAMVALEQVARRMNIKIIGLHVFAHNTRAIKLYESSGYATTDLHMEKRLD, via the coding sequence ATGACAAATATCCGCTTTGAACCGATGACGGAAACGATGTATCAGACGTATTTACCGACGGCAATTGAAGAGTACGCCGCGGAAAAGGTGAAAGCCGGCACATGGGTGGAAGCGGAAGCGATCGACCGGTCGACGACTGAGTTTCGTCAACTCTTGCCGGATGGACCCGCGTCAAAAGACAATTATCTTTTTTCGCTCATTGATGAGGTGACGGCTGAACCGGTCGGGATGATGTGGTTTCATGTCGTCGAAAAGAAACAGGGACGGACGGCATTCATCTATGATTTTTCGGTTGATGCACATCACCAAGGAAAAGGCTACGGGCGACAGGCGATGGTCGCACTTGAACAGGTCGCACGGCGGATGAACATCAAAATCATCGGGCTACACGTCTTTGCCCACAATACGCGGGCGATCAAACTGTATGAATCGTCAGGATACGCGACGACGGATCTCCATATGGAAAAACGATTGGATTAA